A region of Pseudomonas sp. Marseille-Q3773 DNA encodes the following proteins:
- a CDS encoding TIM44-like domain-containing protein, which produces MQRFLSIALALCVGLTLSLDANAKRFGGGKSSGSAPIHQTRQATPTTPTAPAAAPTAPGRAAPAASGASRWLGPLAGLAAGGLLASMFMGDGFEGFQILDFLIVALIAFLVFRFIAARRRQQQPQMAMPGHAPMQREAHAQPAQPSIFGGSAAPAAAAAPVINAPAWFNEQSFLAAARNHFQALQQHWDANEMDKIAEFVTPQMLEFLKRERADLGDGFQSTYIDNLDVQLDGVDDRADRTDATLTFRGVSKTSRFDQGEVFSESWHMVRAQGENQPWLVAGIRQNS; this is translated from the coding sequence ATGCAACGTTTTCTTAGCATCGCTCTGGCGCTCTGCGTCGGCCTGACGCTGAGCCTGGATGCCAACGCCAAGCGTTTCGGCGGCGGCAAGAGCTCGGGCTCCGCGCCTATCCACCAGACCCGTCAAGCCACGCCAACCACGCCAACTGCGCCTGCTGCCGCGCCGACCGCACCTGGCCGCGCCGCACCGGCCGCCAGCGGTGCTTCGCGCTGGCTGGGCCCACTGGCCGGCCTCGCCGCCGGTGGTCTGCTGGCGTCCATGTTCATGGGTGACGGTTTCGAAGGTTTCCAGATCCTGGACTTCCTGATCGTGGCGCTAATCGCCTTCCTGGTGTTCCGCTTCATCGCCGCGCGCCGCCGCCAACAGCAGCCGCAAATGGCCATGCCAGGCCACGCACCTATGCAGCGTGAGGCCCATGCCCAACCTGCCCAGCCTTCGATCTTCGGTGGTTCGGCCGCACCTGCAGCCGCAGCTGCGCCAGTGATCAACGCCCCGGCGTGGTTCAACGAGCAAAGCTTCCTGGCCGCCGCCCGCAACCACTTCCAGGCGCTGCAGCAACACTGGGACGCCAACGAAATGGACAAGATCGCCGAGTTCGTTACCCCGCAGATGCTCGAATTCCTCAAGCGCGAGCGGGCTGACCTGGGTGACGGCTTCCAGTCCACCTACATCGACAACCTCGATGTGCAACTGGACGGTGTCGACGACCGTGCCGACCGCACCGACGCTACCTTGACCTTCCGTGGCGTGTCGAAAACCTCGCGCTTCGACCAGGGCGAAGTGTTCAGCGAAAGCTGGCACATGGTCCGCGCCCAAGGAGAAAACCAGCCTTGGCTGGTGGCCGGTATCCGTCAAAACAGCTAA
- a CDS encoding SMI1/KNR4 family protein: MEEVIEQLREANEPVPVPLELPDEDLLVEIEEELFINIPFVFKEFLLTVSDVVYGSLEPVTVTDPQSHTYLPEVAANAWDAGVPRDLIPLCQDGDNYYCVEEDGTVVLWEAEEEIVGEDSWESVWHWARDVWLES; the protein is encoded by the coding sequence GTGGAAGAAGTGATCGAACAACTCCGTGAAGCCAATGAGCCAGTGCCGGTGCCGCTTGAGCTTCCCGACGAGGACCTGCTGGTCGAAATCGAAGAAGAGCTGTTCATCAACATTCCGTTCGTGTTCAAGGAGTTTCTGCTCACCGTCAGCGATGTGGTGTACGGTTCGTTGGAGCCGGTAACTGTCACCGACCCACAGTCGCATACCTACCTGCCCGAGGTTGCCGCCAATGCCTGGGATGCCGGCGTACCACGCGACCTCATCCCGCTGTGCCAGGACGGCGATAATTACTACTGCGTCGAAGAAGACGGCACCGTGGTGCTGTGGGAAGCAGAAGAGGAAATTGTCGGCGAGGACAGTTGGGAGTCGGTGTGGCATTGGGCGCGAGATGTCTGGCTGGAGAGCTGA